TAAgtaatgtaaaaaaagaagcaatatttttttcgaatacgATATAAATATTGTAAGAAGTGTTAAACAAAATATCATCTTtactctttttatttaaatacttcctttaaattttaaacaatctgTTGTCTGTCACTAACAACCtcttttgacttttacttcttcttctttttcattcCTTCCTGTTATTGCATGCACTAATTTGCTCTAAAACCAATTTTCAGTAACTTGATACACAAACTTTGGCACAAAACCAAACAAATGCAAACTGCAAAAAAGAGCAGTTGAGATATAGATAGATATACCAACGTACACTTGAATGGAGaaatatgtaacaaaaaaaaaaaataaacctgtAACATCATGCGCGCAAAAAGTAAGACAAACACGGTAAAATGGCAAGGAACCTGTTTACATTCTTATTTCGCTGCGTTCACTAGGTTAGTAAGGTAATGCGTGTTCGTCGTTCGCTTTGGGTAAACGACACATCGCATCGTGACATAAACTGGATTGTTTCTATTTCACACAGAGCATATATGCGAGAAATGCAACAACTATGCataaatagaaagaaaaaaagataaatatcaTAGCGGTAATCGACATACgcattttatgcttttttctGCTATTCGAATTGTTTCGTAATAATaaccataaattaaattcatcgaTTAACGGTTTCTTGTGAGATTTTGAGAAAGGTCAGTAAGGCCGTtctgaattttcttaattaaattttattaattttttttaaatttatttttaattttttttttaaatttcaagttgaaaattttaacaaaaaatttcataaaaataattgtcaaaaaatttaaaaaataaaaaaataatttatttttttatattttttttaaaataaaattattttatttttttaaaaattaaattattttattttttttaaattaaattattttattttttttttaaattattttattttttaaaaattatttattttatttttttaaaaatttaaattattttatttttttaaaattaaattacttaattaaaatttttttttagaatttttttttaattcaaaatttgtttatatgtcaactcaaaaattcatgtaaattaaaaaaaatttttgaaaatgtcttgaaaaactccaaaaaaacgaccaattttgatgaaattgtcaacttttttttcactttgccccattggattttcgacttttgaaaaagcataaaaaaattgaagcggcctaaaattaaaattaaaaaaaatgacttcattagagaaactttttacaatttcaatgCAAAGGTGTTTCATAGATTGACctctaattcaattaaaattaatattcgcATTACACGAAGTTTTGTCTGaccaacatatatttttttttaaactactcACCGatatcaaaaaagaaattaaacttGTTTTATATGCGATTACATGAAAATCTCATTTGATAAACAACACTGCTCTGTATAGCATGGAAATTATAGCAACAAcgcaaaaagcaataaataaattagagtAATTCATGTGTTACGTAAAATTAATAGACTGAATTTTATGCATCTCTCTCTGTGTTACAGACTGGTTCTGAACATGCAAATGAAATCCGTTAGTTATGTGATAGTTGATTCGCAAGAATTTGGGCTCTTAATCTATCACTCTATCGcgaaaattaatgtttcaatagaaaattaaaccCACATGTttccttttctctctctcgtgttTCGAGACTTTCTCTCGTGATCCATTAAGCTCAACTAATGGCAAAAACACGAAATTTGGGTTCCATAAACTGAAAAATACCGAAGTGTCTGGGTTGAAACATGTTTGCGGTATCCTTTGGTCTGAATGTCGACAACTGTcgttaatttaaatgatgatgatgttttaGTCTAAAACatcatttcaagtttttttttttgcttttgaatttttcgaatgAGAGACCGAAATGTTCGTTTAAATGGAGTTTAGTGTGTCACTGTCACCaagtaactttttatttttgatgtttatcgATTAACGAACCGTTCTTGTCGCGGAGAAAAGCAGAAGTAAAAGTTAtcgtgtcaaaaatttatttgggtTCATTTAAAATGGTTGCGAATTCAGTGCTAAAGATGacaatgagcaaaaaaatcatttagaaAATGTAACATCTTTCTTCAGAAGAAATAGTTTTAATATgagatcattaaatttaatgaaaatgcgCACCGAAAACCCTTTTAACGACATAACGACATAAATTTTCGGCATTAAGTCAAGGGCTAatgtgataaatcgcacatatgcATACAAATGGTCtaaaagctaaatttttaggtttcaaaaatttcaaaatttcttataatttcgagttttttatgtttgctttaggccgcttcaaatttttttttgaactttttgtcccatgccccatttcaaaagtcaaaaatccaatggggcaaaataaaaaaaaagttaaaaatttcatcaaaattgaccgttttttggtcttttttcatattttttcaaggaattttccaaaattttttaaaaatattttcaatttttaagaatttttgtatcaaaaatcgtattttaacatgaattttcttctttaaaatttttttcaaaaaaattatttttcaaaattttttgacagttatttttacgaaatttttttgtttaaatttttaaattaaaatactctgcgataaattttaaattatcaaatctcaatgtagataccataaaatcaactaaaatattgattaatgacaaaaaacttttaaaattttgtcattttgtataaaaaagtatttcaaattttttttttttttattttgccccccccccccattttgaaaaaagtttttgggacaaaaagttcgaaaaaaatttggagcggcctatgaaaaaaaataaattaattggaatcaaaaaattgaattaaactttcaaattagaagattttgaaaaaatttttttttgtatgaaagtgcatatgtgcgatttatctcATTATTAAACAGCAAATAGCCCAAAAGTGCAGataggaaattttttctgattaaattggatttaatttaaatatatgaatTTAGTAGCTTTTTTACATCTcaaaaacggcaaaaaaaattaaaattaatttttctcagtttgtaAAAGATgcatatgtgcgatttatcacatTAGCTCTTCAAAATATCGAAAAGAAAGGTCAATGTTAGTAGTAAGtagacaattaaatttttaacatatattcCTTAATGTCAAATGTTTAAACTCTCATTAAAAGACATTTTACACCGATTGACGTCATTTGTAAGAAAGATAAGaatcgtaaaataaatttccatttgtatcaattttcacacatatgttttcactttttcttcttcaaatctTATCTTTTGTAGGAGACTTtcgatgttatttttttactgattaTTGTTGAGTGTTtacaatagaaaaattaatgatttcatCGCAAagtaaacataaacaaaacattttctcaTATGTTCACGCGTTTGTACCTTCTTTCTTCGTTACTCTTGctgataattttcattcattcatttattaaaatctttaaataatttcattttcaagaaaagttgctttcttttttcgtcgttcatGTGTTTGTGGTCggcttttgttattttttttacattggcGCGCtcattcatttgaaatttctttcgtATTTTGgagacatttttgaaatttgttaaacaaaTGTGTTGAATAGACCTTTGTTTGGAATTGATGTTGTatgaaactaattaaaaacatattaaagagctcttaaaattaatctaaaaataaaaaaaaaataaaatttaattaaaacaaacaaataaaaaaaaacgggaaaCAAGTGAAAGTGTTCTAATTTCCcgttttttcgatatttttgtataattcgCTTATTCATACGAAATATAGGTTCAAATAGCGGTACCTTAAATATTGCATATACACTCGATGCATCGATGCATGACACAATCACATTGTTGCTGGCGACATTTCACGTCATTATTACATGTTTTCACTCCCATCTgtgttgataataatttaaattcgcttttttttgtttctcttccATCACGTGCAAATTTAGATGACCcaagatttttacaaaaaaaattttttttttagtttccaGCTCATTAGTATTCACGTCATCGTCAACAACCGCGTAGAATatcgttaaattttctttttaatttactttttggtCAAATAATCGTTCATGTATGACAAATTGGTCTCGACTCGCGCGCTGCTGTTTTAATTTCCTCGTCAcagcaagaaattttaatttggcaATTTAtggtagaaaaaattattttttgtttgaaagtaTATGAAATGAGACGGCTGTCTGAtggttttttgttcaaattttatcaattattgtCGCGCAGCATGAATATTCGCTGGTTTGATTAGCGATGATAATAATGAgacaatttctcttttttataaaagacgaaaatatttcagaaaaatttaaataaaaaaaataaaaataaaaaaaaaaaattaaaaaaataaaaaaaaaattagaaaaaaaatttaaaaaaataaaaaaaaaattaaaaaaaataaataaaaaaaattaaaaaaaaaaaattaaaaaaaataaaaattaaaaaaaaaaaaattaaaaattgaaaaaaaaaataaaattaaaaaataaataattaaaaaatatttaaatttttcgactcattcataaaatatttttaggttaaaaattcattatgaCCTCTCATCCATTGTTGCCCGTATTTTGATGCAATCTCCTATGGCCCAAAAACAGAATTTGACACAAACAGAATTTTGCATATGTTTaacccaaaattttaataaaccgCGTCATAATGAActaattaaatcatcaaatccaTGCTACTTATTATTAAAAGcactttcataaataataaattatacagTATGTAATGTATCACAACAATATTATTTGGGACATTATGCTGGTATTAtgcgaataatttattttgtcgaTTGTAAAACCACATTAATGTTATGCAAATATGCTAATAAGCATGGATAGAGagcgaaagagagaaaaactaaaacaataaactaataaaattgtcTGCTTATCTTATTTTGAAACAACTTGCTTTAGTTActaatgaaaacaaaataaatcatcattttgCATCATCTAGCGTTAACTCATCATCATGACTCTTTTTTCGGCTTAAAATGGTTCTGCTTCTTTTGTTTTCgagtattttttcatgatgataaatgagatgtatttttttttgtttgctcttCATTTCCGTAACAACAAGTGCACGATGGAAAtaattctcttaaaatatcAGGAAATGCCATCGCAAGGGCCGACGTATgaatttgcaatatttttgcttCGTCACTAACAAATTTCTGTTGCTGTAATGCAATAAAGTGATCATGTAACAAATATTCGAACGTTAAGAGAGAATtgaatgaacaaaatattttctttctttggtTGCTTGTTAGCGAacgaaaaattagaatttattcaagcgattaattttttttttgtttcaaaatatttccttatgtttcaatttttgttgttagatgatgcttttttgtttctctGAGGTGACGTAAATTTCCCCTATTGGAaagatattttaagtttttttttaattatttaggccgctccaaataaaaatcaaaattaaaagtcaaaaatacaatggagcaaaataaaaaaaaagttaaaaatttacgttttttcataattttcaagaaattgaccattttttgatctttttccttactttttcaatgaattttaaaaatttttttaaaaaatttcaatttttactattttttcctcatacattttaaatcatatttttacttaaattttcttcttaaaaaaaattttttaaatttctgaatttatttttcaaaattttttgacagttattttttataaatttttttcttaaatttttttaatatgaaatattctgaaatttattttaaattagcaagttcaaaaaattttaaaaataaaaaaaattttttcgctcaaaaattgttaaaattttgacattttgtatgaaaatagtttttttttatttttgaattttttttcaaaattttttgaaatttttttttttttttaaaattaattttgaaattaaatagttattatcaaaaattttggactttatttttaatttttaataataaaaaaaaaaaaaaaaattaataatcaatttttcgataatttttgtagaaaaataaatgaaaaaattcatcaacttGAATATATTTCATGCAAAGTCTCGTCAAATAATTACCTTTTGTGATGCAATTTctgcataaaattcaaataaatggcACGCTTTGCCCCATCAAGGCAAGATTCATTCAACAATCACAaacaaattcaaatgaaaactATTTCATAAATAGTTTAAACTTCACTCTTTAatgctctttttatttttttttatctttgtttATACAAATTGGCTGTCAGTTGTAACGAAAAGAGTCGTAATAATATGTTAATTaccgaaaaaagttaaaaatctttttgtaaAGTATCTAATTTAAtgcttattttattgatataatTGCCCCGTGTTATGTTTACTGTTTAAGGTTTTGTCTGCTGCTAAATTGCATTTTGACCCAAATATAATGCGCTTGATTTTAATTGTCTGCTTTTAAACAACAATAGAAAGTAAAAACCTTGCTTTGATCTTAAATTCAGGTAAATTTAAAGCGAAGAAGCTTAGAAGTAgaaagattttcattttagataaaaatacgagattttttctaattattgttgaagaaaaccttgaaaaatttaaatgaagacTAATTTTGAATAGTTTGAATTAATATCTGATTCAAATGAAGGGAACACGAACAAATTTCTCAAGAGGTAATTaaagacacaaaattaatctaaaactGCAAAATGTTAATGATTTTCAGTttctaagcaaaaaaaaaaatgaaacgcgtgcgtaaatatttttttattaatttttttatcttacgtCAATTTTAGGCAAATATTTGTATCATATTCTACGCAAAAAAATACACGTGTTTTTAAGCTCAATACCATCAAGaattaaaacttgaattagTGATACAGGGCAATTTTCTATTGTACTTTCGATCTTAATTCTTCTATCTAAATTAgaccgttccaaatttttttcgatgtttttgttccaaaaggtttttttttcaaaatggggcaaaataaaaaaaaagttttgatatactttttcatacaaaatgacaaaattttaacaatttttgatcattaatgaatattttagttgattttatgttaaaaatattgagatttaacaagttaaaattgatctcaaagtatatcaagttaaaaatttaaacaaaaaaatttcataaaaaaattttaaaaaatatttcaaaaaaaaaaaaaaaaagtttttagagaagaaaattcatgttaaatttcattttttaatataaaaattcttaaaaattgaaaaaaaaatttaaaatgtcaattttgatgaaattttatttttttttaaatttttccccaaaaacatagaaaaaaatttggagcgaccctatttgtttttatggatcgatttcaaaatttacttttttttctaactaaactatcaatttatatttcagACGTCAATCTACGacgaacttttttaaaatgtttgctCTTCCTGTTTGATCAAgtgttctcaaaaaaaatatttccgtcaaaaaagcaaaattttgtcCTAATTTCGATCGATATAAAAGGTATCAAAAAACATTTGTATCTCATTAGTGTCTCAACTCGTTCATTAAAACAAGTAACGAGATGAAATTCTTCATTACCTTGTTGGCTGTTACAGCCTTGGCGCATGCTGAAATTACCGAAGACGACAAGAAAGCATGGCAAGAATTCAAACTTCAACATGGAAAGCTCTTTTTGTCGCCCGGCAAAGAAACGCAACGCATGCACACGTTCTTggacaacaagaaaaaaatcgaacatcACAACGAGAAATTCGCCAAAGGTGAAGCTTCATACGTGGCAGCTATCAATAAATATTCCGATTTGACACCGGAAGCCTTTTTGCAACGTTTTGGCGGAGTTGCGATGCCTCCAGAAACGCGTCATCACGAAAGTCACAAAAAACCTggaaatcatgaaaatcacGGAAATCACGGAAACAATGGAAAAGGTCATGGTCGTCCTCCTCCAAGAGAACTCGATTTGACAAAACGCTTCCGTAAAGACGAATGGAAAGTACGCGATCAACTAACATGCGGATCATGCTGGACCTTTCTCGACAGCAGCTGCCGTTGAATATGCTTATTGGAGACAAACGAACTACCTCGGAGATTTGGCTGAACAACAATTAGTCGATTGCGTGTATTCTTATGGCGGATGTCGCGGAGGATGGATGCCAACAGCCATGGAGCATTTAGCTAAAAACGGAGGTTTTGCATATGAAAAAGATTATCCATACACCGGAGTTTGGGGCACGTGTCaagaaaagcaaaaacaaaagtCGGTTTGGTTGAATCCCGATACTCCATGGGTTCAAATTAAAGATGATGACGAAGCAGTTAAAGAAGCTTTGGATACATATGGCGTTCTTTCCGTTTGTGTTGATGCTTCGGAATGGCAACCTTACAAACAGGGAGTTTTCAGACATTCTCGCGTTGAAACCCCATATTGCTCGCATGCTGTGGCTTTGGTTGGTTATGGTTTCGACGAGAGAGGCGAATTCTATTGGAAGATTCGTAACTCATGGAGCGACTCTTGGTGGGGAGAAGATGGAAATATGCGTTTGAGCGGAAGACGTACCAGAAGCGGCAAAATTGAAGGAGGTATCATGCTCAATCATGCCTATCGTCCCGTTATGTATGGagaaaaaccttaaaaattttaaaaaaattctatcaaaaaGCCATTTgagctcattttttttttgttcatggaATTTCATGTTCAATAACACACATTCATgtcgaaaacaataaaaatgtatgctttaaaatgtattatttttgtaaagagGCTTTCAGTTTCAACAACAAATGTACAAATATAAAATGGAGCTTTTGTAATCATCATCAGACACAATGAATTGCCAACACAAATGGCATCAAATAGCAATTTCAGTGCAGAGTTAAACCCCTTTGGTATTAACATTTTATAGCTTTATAGACAATGTACGTCGAAATTtgtgtttataataatatgtattagaaaatgaaaatgatcaaaagtGACAACAATTGCAATAAGTAGCAATGATAGTAATGGGAGAGCTCTTAAAAGAGTAATCATCATTAGTTTGTTTTCATCGTAGTTTGGctgttttttgttcaaaaatattttttagcttgctgcgtatcaaattttaattttttttcgtcatgcGTGAGTGCTTTAAcgcgattttttaaatttcgcccATAAATGAGACCTATATACCTACTCTAAagctttatttatgaaaaaatcaatatatttaattattattttaaagggacaaaataaatttttaaatgcgtgactttttcaaattttataaataaaattttaatttttttaataaataaaataagaaaaaaattttttttttcaaaaaaataaaaatttcataaaatttccatgGAATAGTTTGagggtcttaaaaaaattttttatgaaaaaatcaaaaaaaaaaaatggaaaagtttgagggttttgaaaaaatgcaaaaaaaaaaaatttttttccatgaaatttttatttttttgaaaaaatgcaaacaaaaaaaaaaaatttctaaaattttaatggaaatttttattttttgaaaaaataaaaaaaataaaaaaaaaaattttttttcaaaaatataaaaattttctaaaatttccatggaaaagtttaagggccttaaaaaaataaaaaaaatgtaaaaataaaatttttttcaaaaaaataaaaatttcataaaatttccatgGAAAAGTTTGAggcttatttaaaaaaggttaTTTTGTTCCTCTGATAAGAGTATCAACATGCTCTAattgtttttcgtttatttaagGCCTAAAGATGCTTTACAATTGAAACATTAGAAATTTGAAGTTGACATATGGTTTTAAGAGCAAACGGGTTCAAGGTCaaaaataatccaaatttctacaaataatcattttattgtttaaatatcagatatttttaatatttccgcTTGACATAGACCTATTTATATCATGTGATTATCTTGAGATTATTGACCTACACAATTTTTAAGCTCGTGTTTTCGTGTTCCGCCATATCATTAAGTTTTTACAATGATATCACCCAACGAAGcggtcataaaaatatataaaatactgATAATGATCAACTACTTACTACtgaagaaagacaaaaaaaaattttttctttcatatttcttcttcttcttcattaagttttaaaaaaatatatgtttcattttttacaatgttcatgttaaaatttttaaaatgtcatgaTTTGGTTGTAATACAacataattattgttttttatctGTTTATTCGAAAATATGCTATAATGATTTGATATTGCTGACATtcactttctttcttttttgtcttcttcagtaaaaaatttgcaaaaaaaatctcatcttTTAACAAGACATTGTTATTTGCTTcaatatcttcaaaaaaaaatatatttttttaaatttttatattga
The sequence above is drawn from the Culicoides brevitarsis isolate CSIRO-B50_1 chromosome 1, AGI_CSIRO_Cbre_v1, whole genome shotgun sequence genome and encodes:
- the LOC134838356 gene encoding cathepsin L-like; its protein translation is MKFFITLLAVTALAHAEITEDDKKAWQEFKLQHGKLFLSPGKETQRMHTFLDNKKKIEHHNEKFAKGEASYVAAINKYSDLTPEAFLQRFGGVAMPPETRHHESHKKPGNHENHGNHGNNGKGHGRPPPRELDLTKRFRKDEWKVRDQLTCGSCWTFLDSSCR
- the LOC134827360 gene encoding cathepsin L-like, producing MPTAMEHLAKNGGFAYEKDYPYTGVWGTCQEKQKQKSVWLNPDTPWVQIKDDDEAVKEALDTYGVLSVCVDASEWQPYKQGVFRHSRVETPYCSHAVALVGYGFDERGEFYWKIRNSWSDSWWGEDGNMRLSGRRTRSGKIEGGIMLNHAYRPVMYGEKP